From one Parambassis ranga chromosome 5, fParRan2.1, whole genome shotgun sequence genomic stretch:
- the LOC114435665 gene encoding cytidine deaminase-like — translation MEGVKTSRAMNVSEHSSSCLSQETIKNLIHLSHEAKKQSYSPYSKFRVGAALLTTDNCAYTGCNVENACYNLGLCAERTAMTKAVSEGHRQFKAIAIASDMSDQFISPCGGCRQFMREFGVKWDVYMSKPDGQYQKMTVDELLPVSFGPDDLSMKKESSNK, via the exons ATGGAAGGAGTCAAGACCAGCAGGGCGATGAATGTGTCGGAgcacagctccagctgcttgTCCCAGGAAACAATCAAAAACCTGATTCACCTGTCACACGAGGCCAAGAAGCAATCCTATTCACCTTACAGTAAATTCAGAGTGGGAGCTGCTCTGCTGACCACTGACAACTGTGCATATACAG GCTGCAATGTGGAGAATGCGTGTTACAATCTGGGACTGTGTGCTGAGAGGACTGCTATGACGAAGGCGGTGTCAGAGGGACACAGACAATTCAAGGCCATTGCAATTGCCAG TGACATGAGTGACCAGTTCATCTCGCCCTGTGGTGGCTGCAGGCAGTTCATGAGAGAG TTTGGTGTAAAGTGGGATGTGTACATGTCCAAGCCTGATGGTCAGTACCAAAAGATGACTGTGGATGAGCTACTGCCAGTCTCCTTTGGCCCAGATGACCTGTCCATGAAGAAAGAGTCTTCCAATAAGTAG
- the LOC114435658 gene encoding anionic trypsin-1-like — translation MNLAPPCHFSLGFLLVVSLTGVHGARIIGGTVVQPNSITFQASLLYSNSHFCGGTLIHPSWVVSAAHCWRPSYMITVVLGDHNLNEKEGFEQIFNVSLIIKHYQYSYWMLDNDIMLLKLDRPAVINAVVAPAPLPDRDTPPLVNLARCTVSGWGVTWLYGYSLSNELRSVDVDYFSNCWSYYPFRITENMICAGSLNGGRDSCQGDSGGPLMCNGKFEGIVSWGIGCAYAFYPGVYTKIRNYVGWINWVIQNS, via the exons ATGAACCTGGCTCCACCCTGTCACTTTTCACTGggcttcctgcttgttgttaGCCTGACAG GAGTACATGGGGCTAGAATCATTGGGGGTACTGTAGTACAGCCAAACTCCATCACCTTTCAAGCATCCCTTTTGTACAGCAACTCCCACTTCTGTGGAGGCACCCTCATCCACCCGTCATGGGTGGTGTCTGCTGCCCACTGCTGGAGGCC GAGTTACATGATCACAGTGGTCCTGGGTGACCACAACCTCAACGAGAAGGAAGGTTTTGAGCAAATATTCAATGTTTCTTTAATCATCAAACACTACCAGTACAGCTACTGGATGCTTGACAACGATATCATGCTGCTTAAG CTGGACCGTCCAGCAGTCATCAATGCTGTGGTTGCGCCAGCGCCCTTGCCAGATAGGGACACACCACCGCTGGTAAATCTTGCGCGGTGCACAGTCAGTGGCTGGGGTGTGACCTGGCTCTATGGCTACAGTTTGTCAAATGAACTGAGGTCTGTGGATGTGGACTACTTCTCCAACTGCTGGAGCTATTATCCCTTCAGGATCACAGAGAACATGATCTGTGCTGGCTCACTTAATGGTGGCAGAGACTCCTGTCAG GGTGATTCAGGTGGACCTCTTATGTGTAATGGTAAATTTGAAGGCATTGTATCTTGGGGCATCGGCTGTGCTTATGCATTCTACCCTGGGGTCTACACCAAGATAAGAAACTATGTCGGCTGGATCAACTGGGTCATCCAGAACAGTTAA